In Listeria swaminathanii, a single window of DNA contains:
- a CDS encoding Rrf2 family transcriptional regulator, with protein MKLSKSMDQVFCIMTMLYTQKVDVPISSVTIHHRLRDSSSSYISKILRKLVVSGLINSVSGNNGGFTLAKDPEEINLLDIVEAVEGKIDTYPDSDLIHTVFSDYHEFAESGIHTITSAFRNADKEYANYLYSQKLSVLVEQVIGKERTTIIDWNEA; from the coding sequence ATGAAGTTGAGCAAAAGTATGGACCAGGTTTTTTGTATTATGACGATGTTGTACACCCAGAAGGTAGATGTTCCCATTTCTTCCGTAACTATTCATCACCGTTTGCGTGATTCGTCCTCGTCTTATATTAGTAAAATTTTGAGGAAGCTAGTTGTGAGTGGGCTGATTAATTCAGTTTCCGGAAATAATGGTGGCTTCACCCTTGCTAAAGACCCTGAAGAAATTAATTTGTTGGATATTGTAGAAGCAGTGGAAGGGAAAATCGATACATACCCAGATTCAGACTTAATCCACACTGTTTTCTCGGACTATCATGAATTTGCAGAATCCGGTATTCACACGATTACAAGTGCTTTTAGAAACGCTGATAAAGAATACGCTAATTATTTATACTCACAAAAATTATCTGTTTTAGTAGAGCAAGTGATTGGGAAAGAACGAACCACTATCATAGATTGGAACGAAGCGTAA